One genomic window of Dama dama isolate Ldn47 chromosome 7, ASM3311817v1, whole genome shotgun sequence includes the following:
- the ZNF451 gene encoding E3 SUMO-protein ligase ZNF451 isoform X6, with amino-acid sequence MGDPGSEILECVPPAGPEASESTVEENEDDIQFVSEGPLRPVLEYIDLVSSDDDEPSTSQRERMPESKVPSSESRRPEMCSGCSAPPPSGDSSSSSGRCASSPQRMVSHPSSVENPLETQRNDHSNSGIKISETETLEPSQNYQILPPSPLLVPQESLASSEVKEGLPVESPASQHGRDALLYLQTQVAEMSRVIRDLQSRSCFRFHHSRTGEASSVPWDISTSREEHLSTVEEETECKSPSADDKGQPADPSQSSFTGLLKRMEQRGVIKRVTLQSEAELCEGKPDCVTSKKRLVPPLHPLLRIATAEVFKDPADCHPSSFMGHRVYPVAKDTSPFQPHPPAGGPIVAALEHSRRGGATSPLDPTSKEMEAMGCRFYHAASIAARAASYMAYMTQYQRKLWEDMEDLVHDPEFDRGKARCIISDGMDAGLWQLCTTRDIMDSVVRVMAMAVDYRRQAWLRLTSLTKKTQEKISHLPFDGTCLFGQDVNAVVAEENSVKENDYKDHSKYYNQHRYFYSHDQKAHYHSRGYSRGDWYKPRNHPYRYRKRGDSPERHGYKN; translated from the exons GAAGGACCACTGAGGCCTGTTCTGGAATACATCGACCTGGTCAGCAGTGATGATGACGAGCCTAGCACCTCTCAACGTGAG AGAATGCCCGAGTCTAAGGTGCCATCCTCAGAGAGTCGTCGCCCAGAAATGTGCTCTGGCTGCAGTGCTCCTCCTCCCAGTGGAGACAGCAGTTCCTCCTCTGGGCGCTGCGCCAGCAGTCCTCAAAGGATGGTTTCTCACCCTTCTTCCGTTGAGAACCCATTGGAGACCCAGAGAAATGATCACAGTAATTCAGGTATTAAGATCTCTGAGACAGAGACACTTGAGCCGTCACAGAATTACCAGATTCTGCCTCCATCTCCACTCCTGGTCCCCCAAGAGTCTTTGGCCTCCTCAGAGGTCAAGGAGGGTTTGCCCGTAGAGTCTCCGGCTTCCCAGCACGGGCGGGATGCCCTCCTCTATCTCCAGACACAGGTGGCTGAGATGTCCCGAGTGATACGTGACCTGCAGTCCAGGAGCTGCTTCCGATTTCATCATTCCCGGACAGGTGAGGCCTCCTCGGTTCCTTGGGACATCTCCACCTCCAGAGAAGAACACTTATCCACCGTCGAAGAAGAGACTGAGTGCAAGTCCCCCTCGGCCGACGACAAAGGGCAGCCAGCTGACCCCAGTCAGTCCAGCTTCACAGGGCTGTTGAAAAGAATGGAGCAGAGAGGTGTTATCAAGAGAGTCACCTTGCAGTCAGAAGCAGAACTGTGCGAGGGGAAGCCTGATTGTGTGACCTCCAAGAAGCGCTTGGTCCCTCCATTGCATCCTCTTCTGAGAATTGCCACTGCGGAGGTTTTTAAAGACCCTGCTGATTGCCATCCTTCTTCTTTCATGGGACACAGGGTGTATCCTGTGGCCAAGGACACCTCTCCTTTCCAGCCACATCCCCCAGCGGGGGGCCCCATCGTCGCAGCACTAGAGCACAGCAGAAGAGGAGGCGCCACGTCGCCCCTGGACCCCACCTCAAAGGAGATGGAGGCCATGGGCTGCAGGTTCTACCACGCTGCTTCCATTGCGGCCCGAGCTGCCAGCTACATGGCCTACATGACACAGTATCAGCGTAAACTCTGGGAAGACATGGAGGACCTGGTCCATGACCCTGAGTTTGATCGTGGAAAGGCACGGTGTATCATATCTGATGGCATGGATGCAGGCCTTTGGCAGCTGTGTACTACCAGGGACATAATGGACTCTGTGGTCAGAGTTATGGCGATGGCAGTAGACTACAGGAGGCAGGCTTGGCTTCGGCTCACATCCCTCACAAAGAAGACCCAGGAGAAGATCTCACACTTGCCCTTTGATGGCACTTGCCTCTTTGGACAAGATGTGAATGCTGTTGTTGCAGAAGAAAACAGTGTGAAAGAAAATGACTATAAAGACCACAGTAAATACTATAACCAGCATCGATACTTCTATAGTCATGACCAGAAAGCACATTACCACAGCCGAGGATACTCCAGAGGGGACTGGTACAAACCTCGAAACCACCCCTATAGATACAGAAAGAGGGGAGACTCTCCAGAACGCCATGGGTACAAGAATTAG